Proteins found in one Ornithorhynchus anatinus isolate Pmale09 chromosome 8, mOrnAna1.pri.v4, whole genome shotgun sequence genomic segment:
- the LOC114813725 gene encoding vomeronasal type-1 receptor 42-like, with protein sequence MSIDVAQEVCFLSQTGVGIMGNSLLNMLYLSSFLLGSKPKPTDLVIIHLALVHTVMLLTRCITRTAGILGLGIVQTSVECKLFAYVCRITRGLSICTTSLLSVVQAITISPSTSYLFHLKIQIPDLILPVLAILWIPNMLISTQVLYQVVASRNATTIETNCYAVPLNTLLQGLILTLMALRDILSLGLMSCSSGYMVLLLHRHGRQVKHLHSTGQAPEKSPERRATKIIVLLVNCFVFFYCGDFVLSLFLGTSMKNYVTLLNVSMFVVNGYATISPFVFLTCDTRVIKFLGDFLGNKTRR encoded by the coding sequence ATGAGCATTGATGTGGCTCAGGAagtctgtttcctctcccagactggAGTAGGTATCATGGGGAACTCCCTTCTCAACATGCTTTATCTCTCCTCattcctcctgggttccaaaccaaaGCCCACAGACCTGGTCATCATTCACTTAGCTCTGGTCCATACCGTGATGCTTCTTACAAGGTGTATTACCAGAACAGCTGGAATATTGGGGCTGGGGATTGTACAGACCAGTGTTGAGTGTAAACTGTTTGCCTATGTCTGCCGCATCACCCGGGGTCTCTCCATCTGTACTACTTCTCTACTGAGTGtagtccaggccatcaccatcagcccttCCACCTCCTACCTGTTCCACCTCAAGATTCAGATCCCAGACCTCATCCTCCCagtcttagccatcttgtggattccaAACATGCTGATAAGCACCCAAGTGTTGTACCAAGTGGTCGCTTCACGTAATGCAACCACCATTGAGACCAATTGTTACGCTGTGCCCTTAAATACACTCCTTCAGGGACTAATTCTAACCCTGATGGCTCTCCGTGACATCCTCTCTCTGGGGCTAATGAGCTgctccagtggctacatggtccttctcctgcatCGACATGGGCGCCAGGTCAAGCATCTTCACAGTACTGGCCAAGCCCCTGAAAAATCACCAGAGAGACGAGCCACCAAAATCATTGTGCTGCTTGTGAACTGCTTTGTATTCTTCTACTGTGGAGACTTTGTCCTTTCCCTGTTTCTAGGGACATCCATGAAGAATTATGTCACCCTCTTGAATGTTAGCATGTTTGTGGTAAATGGATATGCCACCATCAGCCCCTTTGTCTTCCTCACCTGTGACACCAGAGTCATCAAGTTCCTAGGTGATTTTCTGGGGAATAAGACCCGAAGATAA